A section of the Ruania halotolerans genome encodes:
- the hemE gene encoding uroporphyrinogen decarboxylase: MSLSSAQPGSSARPTPDTQSLPEGHPLHGPTAEAPLIRAYRGQRPATTPVWFMRQAGRSLPEYRELRTGTRMLDACLDPELVTEITMQPVRRHGVDAAIFFSDIVVPLKIAGVDVDIVPGKGPVLAHPVRTSADVAALRERTLTTDALEPIVESIRRLTAELGSTPLIGFAGAPFTLAAYLVEGGPSKDQLSARSLMHAQPEVWADLMSWIAELTGTFLTAQIRAGASAAQLFDSWAGGLSLADYRAFVAPYSAQALTAVRALGDVPTVHFGVGTGHLLGAMHEVGVDVVGVDWRTPLDQAAAALPGVPLQGNIDPAMLSAGLPALTAHTSQVLESGRAAPAHVLNLGHGVPPDTDPEVLTRLVTWVHEQDA, translated from the coding sequence GTGAGTCTCTCTTCCGCCCAGCCCGGCTCCTCGGCACGGCCAACGCCTGACACTCAGTCCCTTCCCGAGGGGCACCCCCTGCACGGCCCCACGGCTGAGGCTCCACTGATCCGTGCCTACCGTGGCCAGCGGCCCGCGACCACCCCGGTCTGGTTCATGCGACAGGCCGGCCGATCGCTCCCTGAATACCGTGAACTGCGTACCGGCACGCGAATGCTCGACGCCTGCCTCGACCCCGAGCTGGTCACCGAGATCACCATGCAGCCAGTGCGCCGCCATGGAGTCGACGCCGCGATCTTCTTCAGCGACATCGTCGTCCCCCTCAAGATCGCGGGTGTGGACGTCGACATCGTCCCCGGCAAGGGTCCCGTGCTCGCACACCCCGTCCGCACCTCCGCGGACGTCGCCGCACTGCGTGAGCGCACGCTCACCACCGACGCACTCGAACCGATCGTCGAGTCGATCCGCCGCCTCACCGCCGAACTCGGCTCCACCCCGCTCATCGGATTCGCCGGCGCACCGTTCACCCTCGCCGCCTACCTCGTGGAAGGCGGACCGTCGAAGGACCAACTCTCCGCCCGTTCCCTGATGCACGCCCAGCCCGAGGTCTGGGCCGACCTGATGAGCTGGATCGCTGAGCTCACCGGCACTTTCCTCACCGCGCAGATCCGCGCCGGTGCCTCCGCAGCCCAGCTCTTCGACTCCTGGGCGGGCGGCCTCTCCCTCGCCGACTACCGCGCGTTTGTCGCCCCGTACTCGGCTCAGGCGCTCACCGCTGTCCGCGCTCTCGGCGACGTCCCCACAGTGCACTTCGGCGTCGGTACCGGCCACTTGCTCGGCGCCATGCATGAGGTGGGCGTGGACGTCGTCGGCGTGGACTGGCGTACCCCCCTGGACCAAGCCGCTGCCGCCCTGCCCGGCGTCCCCCTGCAGGGCAACATCGATCCGGCCATGCTCTCCGCCGGCTTGCCCGCGCTCACCGCCCACACATCACAGGTTCTCGAATCAGGCCGCGCCGCGCCCGCACACGTCCTCAACCTGGGCCACGGCGTGCCTCCGGACACCGACCCTGAGGTGCTCACCCGGCTCGTTACATGGGTGCACGAGCAGGACGCATGA
- a CDS encoding GNAT family N-acetyltransferase, producing MIAVVTDRDPEATRVILESLPDWFADSEAIDNYVADAVSDQFVSLIAVTTESGSACTVGVAQIERHFPESAELHLIAVSPGVRGKGVGRALVERAAADLAGDGCVMLTVHTVGPSFDHEPYAQTRAFYRALGFLPVEEHENLDWPGPTVIMVRPLHGQV from the coding sequence ATGATCGCTGTTGTGACCGATCGAGATCCAGAGGCGACCCGAGTCATTCTGGAGTCCTTGCCTGACTGGTTCGCCGACTCGGAGGCGATCGACAACTACGTGGCTGATGCCGTTTCGGATCAGTTCGTCAGTCTGATCGCGGTCACGACCGAAAGCGGGAGTGCCTGCACGGTGGGTGTGGCACAGATCGAACGGCACTTTCCGGAATCCGCCGAACTGCACCTCATCGCCGTCTCACCAGGGGTTCGAGGGAAGGGAGTGGGCCGAGCACTGGTCGAGCGCGCCGCTGCCGATCTCGCCGGTGACGGGTGCGTGATGCTGACCGTGCACACCGTCGGCCCGTCGTTTGACCACGAACCATACGCCCAGACTCGCGCCTTCTATCGCGCCCTCGGATTCCTCCCGGTCGAGGAGCACGAGAACCTTGACTGGCCCGGCCCCACGGTCATCATGGTCCGCCCACTCCACGGGCAGGTGTAA